The Prochlorococcus marinus str. MIT 9301 genome segment AAAAACATCTTTAGCAATCAAATAAGGAACAGGGTAAAATTTCTCTAGTGAGAAAAATTTGAAAGTAAAAAAAATAATTGCTAGATGAATTTTAAAAACAGAAGGAAGATATTATCTTTCATTTATAGGTATTCACTTAGAAGCTTTTTTTTATTGATTCTATTTAATGTCAATAAATCACTAGCTAATAATTGCCAGAACATTGGTGAAATTGGAACTTCTGGCAGTTGTAATGGAAAACTAATTGTTAGCAGACAAAATCTTCTCGACGCAATCTCAGATGGAAGCTATGCCGTTATTGGTCCAGGCAATGTTAGTTACACATTTGCTGAGGGTGGTACTGGTGATATTTATACAGGAAACATAAATGATTTCTCTTCATTATTTAAAGGTAAAAAAACTTTCAATCAAGATATTGGGTATTGGGATACAAGCAGTGCCACAAATATGTCTGAAATGTTTTCTAATGCCAGGAGATTCAATCAAGACATCAGTAATTGGGATGTAAGTAATGTAACTAAAATGAACAGAATGTTCTTAAACGCAAGATATTTTAATCAAGACATTAACGGTTGGGATGTAAGTAATGTTGAGCAAATAAATCTCATGTTTAGGAATGCGCATAGGTTCAATCAATCTTTAAATAGTTGGGATGTAGGGAATGTGACACAAATGGCTCATATCTTTAGGAGTGCAAAAGCATTTAATGGCAATATTTCTGCTTGGAACACCTCAAAAGTGAAAAATTTCATAGCAGTTTTTGATGGTGCAAAAAGTTTTAATCAAGACATAAGTAATTGGGATGTCAGCTCTGGAACAAGAATGAATCATTTCCTAAGGAACAATGCTGTTTTCAATAAGGATCTATCTAGCTGGGATGTGCGCAAATTTCGCTCTGAGCCTAGTCATTTTGCTCCAAATTTATTAACTGCGGGAGGAGTAAAACCATGTTGGGGATTAAATGGATGCGCATCTGCAGATTTAATTCCGGTTCTAAGTTCCTATTCACCAAATAATTTTGATGTTTCTCATGGAAGCAATCTTGATTTGGAGTTGAATTTTAATATGGCAGTTGAACTGGTAAGTAAAAAAAGTAATGTTATCCTTCACAAAATGAGTGGAAGCAACCTAAAAAAAGTTGCAACATATAATTTACTCAAATCAGACAAAGTTAGTTTCTCAGATGACAAAACAAAGATTACAATCAATATTGGACCTAAAATTACAGACAATACAAAATATGTTGTCCAGATAAGACCTGGAAGTATCAAATCCTCCTCTTCAGGGGCATATTTCCAAGGTATCCAACCTGAATATCAAAAATCAGGAAGTATATGGTTTTCGACAGGCAGTAATGATCAAGTACTTGACATCATAGGAACCACTCCATCAAGTGGATCAAATTCATTAGAGACTGAAAATCCTCAGATAATAATCAGATTCAGTGAAGATATTGCTCTTGGTACAGGGAATGTAACCCTAAAAAAATATTCTGATGATTCTACTGTCAGAGCTTTTAACGTTGCCAATTCAACAGATCAGGAAGATTTACAAATAAACGACACTGATTTGACCATAAAATTAGTAGATACTAATGGTGATACATTAGTTGTTGGATCCACCAAATACTATTTGCAAGTAGATGCAACTGCAATTGATAATGCAGGCTCATCTAAATCATTCGCAGGAATTAGCAATAAAGATGCATATTCATACACAACTATTTCTGCCAGTAATTGCGGTGCAATAACTGGTCAGGCAAAATATTGGAAAGGTAAAGGAGCAGCAAGTAGCAGTGTAAAGATATATAGAGATAATTCTCTTGTAGATACAAAAACTACAGATGATCTTGGTTTTTATTATTTTTATCCCACTCAAACAGGAACTTATCATGTTGAGTTTGTAAAGCCTACAAGTAATTCTAATGCAGATAAATTAACAAGAGCAGCTTTATCAATACCACAAGGACAAGTAAATTCAGATGATATTGTTCCAGTCAACTCTGGGAGATGGGTAAGAAATATAGAAATCACTACAGCATGCGAGTTTCATACAGAAATAGATGGCCTTTTAATTGATCCTGCAGGTGTTATCTATGATGCGACCACGCGCCAACCAGTCTCAGGAGCTACTGTCAGACTTTTATATAATGGAGAATTAGTTAATAACGACTGGCTGGACGACAGTGGTGGTAAAAATTCACAAATAACGAGTTCAGATGGACAATACAGTTTCACTCTTAAGGCAGACTCAGCTGCAGACGGTACATACACGATAGAAGTTCTACCTCCAACTGCTTATAAATTTCAAAGTTCTCAAATTCCAGTAGAGGGTGATACATATTCACCCCAATTAGGAGGATCAGTAGAAGAGATTCAAGATCAGGAAGAAGCTCCTGCATCAGATCAAGATACAACTTATTATTTATCATTTTCATTCGTATTTACTAATGAAGCTGCCACCACGTCAAATGGAGTAATTAATAATCATATTCCTATTGATCCAGCTGTAGATCCCACAACCAAAGCAGATGTTAATGGTTTGGTAGAGGCATGGACTAATGCGGCTATTCGTTTTAACAAATCAAGTGTCAAAGCTGTTGATAAACGATTTGATTGGTTAAGAAGTAATCAAAATTCGGAAAAGAAATCTCATCAAGGTATAAATATTTCATTTGATAATCAATTATTAGAAAAGGCTCTAAATGGTTCTTCAAAAAGATTCAAAGACTTAAATTATAGAGATATAGAAAGTTGGGCTAGATCTAATTGGTCTAATGAGAGACTAAAAAAAGAATCAGATCAGGTTTTTAATGATCTTATTGATAACTCTGTAGATCTTGCTTTTGCCGAATTACGAGAAAAAACATTTAAGCCGAATCTGAATCCAACCGGAGGTGAATTAATTGGTAACTGGTCAGTTTGGACTAATGGTAAGATTCTTTTTGGAAATAAAGGTATTAGTTCAAAATCATCAGAACAAGATATCAATAGCTTATTTTTAACCTTGGGGATTGATAAACCCTATAAAGAGAATGGTTTATTTGGAGTTGCTTTCAATTATGGAAAAGATGATATAAGTGTAGGCAATGCAGGGAGTGGTATTGATTCTACAAACTTAGGCTTTAATTTTTATTCTTCAAATCTTCTAAAAGATAAATTTCCTATAGAATCTCAAATCGGTTTTGGAAAGATGGATATGAATACGAAAAGAATTGATAATTCTACTTCTCACATAGGAGATAGGGATGTATACATGATTTTCGGCTCTGCGAAGATTTTGGCAGAGCCTTTTAAAATCAAAAATTTTCAATTAACTCCTTATGGAAGATTAGATTTGGCTCATATTAATTTAAAGGCCTTTTCTGAATCTGGAAGTAGTCTCGCACTCTCATTTAAAGATCAAACTGTTAATAGAAAAATGGTCTCTTTAGGAGTAAATGTAGATAGGGATTTTATATTTGAAAATTGGAGATTAAAACCATTTTTAGGAATATCTTATGGTTATGATTTCACCGGAGATTCGATTGTAGATATGAATTATGTTGGTGACTCTCAAAATTACAGAATTATTCTTGATGAATTTAGTTCAAATAATTGGAACACAAATATTGGTTTTGAGTTTTTTAGGGATAATGATTGGTCAGGAAGTATTAGTTATGAGTATGAAAAAGCAGGTTCTTCTTCTCATATAAATTCCTATCAATTTAATATTTCATGGTTCTTTTAAGAAAGTAAAATAATTTTCGAAAAAACGTAATTAATTTGAAGCACGCAAATGGCACGCATATCCTTCCAAGCTAGTCCTAATTAGACCACACTTTTTTCTCTAAATATACTGATATAGCTATAAGTCTCAAATATAGCCTCAATCTTGCGGGTTCTTTGGGAGCACTAGTTCGCAGGTTCGAATCCTGTCGCCCCGACTCTTAAAAACCAATTCATACTAGCGAGTTACCCTGACTCGCTTTTTTATTTATTTTAATGTGACATATTTGTATTTTTGTCATATTTATGTCATATGTCAGTCTTTGTAGAATTATTCATGAATATTCTTAGTTTTTCCCTATGTCTTATCAAGGATAAAAATTCTAAAAGATAGACTGATAATATTCACAATGTTCTCTAAGGGGTTTTGGGTTAGCTTTATCACTTTTTTTGTCTATTATTTATTTATGGAGAAATTTACTCTTATAAATAAGGACAGATCAAGAATAAAAGTCTTTGAACCATTTGAAGTTGTTTCCAAGCCTTCGCCAAGCATTGATGCAATGATGATTTCTTACGGGTGTGTCTATAAGAGAAGTAGTAAACCAGTTATGAGAGGTTCACGAGTAGAAACTATTGAAGATGCAAGAAAGGAATATAAGCAGTTATTGGAAGAGGGTTGGAAGAAGACAAATATTTTTAGAAGTTATTTTTAATTAAAAAAACATTTGCATAATTTCTTAAAACTGGTAATTTTAGTGGACTTGAATAAGTTCAAATGCAAGATCAAAGAATTGAAAAGATAGCAGCTGTTGCAGTAAACATAACTAAAGTGCTAGTAATCATTTATCTAGGCTTCGTAGAAGTATTTAAAATTGGTAAATTACTCAGAGAGAAGTTAGATGCTGAATTTGACATTTCTCGAAAATGGGCTTCACAAGCTTATTCAATTCTAAAAAAACGACAGGCGGAACAAAAAGTAGCGAGAGTTTAAAATTTTTTGCTATAAATTAACTGAGGCCAAACCTCGTCAGCACACTCTACGTTTGCTGCAAGACATAGATTGATTCAATATAGTTGCGAGTCAATTTAATAACCCTTTCAGTAGTTGGAATTTCTGGAGGGGTTTCTTGTTACTGATATTTATTGAGTAGGCGATTATAAATTACCAACAATACTATTACTCCAACTATTCCATAAGTTGCATGGGCTGGATCATGATGATTCTGCCAAATCTCCTGTAAAAATTCCTTCAATACTTAATAGCTATTACCCAATGAGGATAACACTTATGAGATTTTTCTCTAATTAATTGTAATTTTCTGCTATTTTTTTACCAAAATTTAAATATGCTCTCTTTCTCTACAAAATTCCCGCAACTATTAGTATTTTCAGCTTCAACTGGAATTTCACTATTTAACGACCTTAAAATATCTACGATTGAGATGGCAAAATTTAAATTCTGAGCTCTACCCTCGTCTCCAGGTAAACTCCAGGTATTCACTCCAACTACCTCACCATTGCTATTTACCAAAGGGCCTCCGCTATTACCAGGACTTATAGCTGCATCTGTTTGTATAAGAGTCACATAATATGGGACTACGTCTTCTAAATCACTTGATGGTTGTCTCACTGCACTTACAATCCCTCTAGTCACTGTTCCCGCTAAACCTAAAGGAGATCCAAGAGCAATTACATTTTGACCAGGTCTTGGATATTTACTAAAACAAAGAGGAAGAGCTTTTGAATTCTTAGTGTTATTTGATTGTATTAATGCGAAATCAAGCTTTGAGTCTACATAAATAACTTCACCTTGATCTTTTAACCCATTATCTCCAGAGATAGTGAATTCTTTATCTCCACCGGCAACTACGTGCATATTAGTAACAATAAGTCCTGTATTATTTATAAAAAAGCCACTTCCTAATCCAGAATCTCCCTCTAATTTGACTACTGATGGAAGAGTTATAGATGCTATTTCCTCTATATCAAGTTTTTTTGAACTAATTGAGGCTCGAGCTATTTCATATTTAGGTTTGTTCCACTCTTTTGTATCCTTTTGGAATAATAGTTTTAAATTTTTTATTGTTTCATCACCTATAGGGATAAATTTATCTGCTAAACCACTATTTGGGATAGCTTTAATTTGTAAATTAATAGATTCATTCT includes the following:
- a CDS encoding BspA family leucine-rich repeat surface protein — translated: MILFNVNKSLANNCQNIGEIGTSGSCNGKLIVSRQNLLDAISDGSYAVIGPGNVSYTFAEGGTGDIYTGNINDFSSLFKGKKTFNQDIGYWDTSSATNMSEMFSNARRFNQDISNWDVSNVTKMNRMFLNARYFNQDINGWDVSNVEQINLMFRNAHRFNQSLNSWDVGNVTQMAHIFRSAKAFNGNISAWNTSKVKNFIAVFDGAKSFNQDISNWDVSSGTRMNHFLRNNAVFNKDLSSWDVRKFRSEPSHFAPNLLTAGGVKPCWGLNGCASADLIPVLSSYSPNNFDVSHGSNLDLELNFNMAVELVSKKSNVILHKMSGSNLKKVATYNLLKSDKVSFSDDKTKITINIGPKITDNTKYVVQIRPGSIKSSSSGAYFQGIQPEYQKSGSIWFSTGSNDQVLDIIGTTPSSGSNSLETENPQIIIRFSEDIALGTGNVTLKKYSDDSTVRAFNVANSTDQEDLQINDTDLTIKLVDTNGDTLVVGSTKYYLQVDATAIDNAGSSKSFAGISNKDAYSYTTISASNCGAITGQAKYWKGKGAASSSVKIYRDNSLVDTKTTDDLGFYYFYPTQTGTYHVEFVKPTSNSNADKLTRAALSIPQGQVNSDDIVPVNSGRWVRNIEITTACEFHTEIDGLLIDPAGVIYDATTRQPVSGATVRLLYNGELVNNDWLDDSGGKNSQITSSDGQYSFTLKADSAADGTYTIEVLPPTAYKFQSSQIPVEGDTYSPQLGGSVEEIQDQEEAPASDQDTTYYLSFSFVFTNEAATTSNGVINNHIPIDPAVDPTTKADVNGLVEAWTNAAIRFNKSSVKAVDKRFDWLRSNQNSEKKSHQGINISFDNQLLEKALNGSSKRFKDLNYRDIESWARSNWSNERLKKESDQVFNDLIDNSVDLAFAELREKTFKPNLNPTGGELIGNWSVWTNGKILFGNKGISSKSSEQDINSLFLTLGIDKPYKENGLFGVAFNYGKDDISVGNAGSGIDSTNLGFNFYSSNLLKDKFPIESQIGFGKMDMNTKRIDNSTSHIGDRDVYMIFGSAKILAEPFKIKNFQLTPYGRLDLAHINLKAFSESGSSLALSFKDQTVNRKMVSLGVNVDRDFIFENWRLKPFLGISYGYDFTGDSIVDMNYVGDSQNYRIILDEFSSNNWNTNIGFEFFRDNDWSGSISYEYEKAGSSSHINSYQFNISWFF
- a CDS encoding S1C family serine protease, which codes for MRKLILLVIVLGFGSFFNAQELLAVKINCDSPVHKNKKRCSEKYLRNVVIDEDTGLEVIEYEKDVDWKKKNPKIAWSKIIKYKSSLRNSYELTIFDRDYVSDFSTGAVKSYVTKWNTNKLEGRILTWGGCGFWTCTYESARYYDFPGFIEIFVGDKRFRLRGSRGEFQFPYGFAKRIKNIGENESINLQIKAIPNSGLADKFIPIGDETIKNLKLLFQKDTKEWNKPKYEIARASISSKKLDIEEIASITLPSVVKLEGDSGLGSGFFINNTGLIVTNMHVVAGGDKEFTISGDNGLKDQGEVIYVDSKLDFALIQSNNTKNSKALPLCFSKYPRPGQNVIALGSPLGLAGTVTRGIVSAVRQPSSDLEDVVPYYVTLIQTDAAISPGNSGGPLVNSNGEVVGVNTWSLPGDEGRAQNLNFAISIVDILRSLNSEIPVEAENTNSCGNFVEKESIFKFW
- a CDS encoding DUF1651 domain-containing protein; the protein is MEKFTLINKDRSRIKVFEPFEVVSKPSPSIDAMMISYGCVYKRSSKPVMRGSRVETIEDARKEYKQLLEEGWKKTNIFRSYF